The nucleotide sequence GGAGACCGAGGACGGCCCCGGCGACTACAGCGTCGACGAAAAGACCCGGCAGGCGTTTCTCACCGAGGCCGGTCACGACAAGGTCGAGCGGCTTCTGGTTCAGGCGGGCCTGCTCGAGCAAGGCGGTAACCTCTACGACGTCTCGAGCCTGGCGCTCATGCACCACCTGAACGCGGCGCTGCGCGCGCACGCGCTCTACAAGCGCGACGTCGATTACATCGTGCGGGACGGCCAGGTGATCATCATCGACGAATTCACGGGCCGGATGATGGTCGGGCGCCGCTGGTCCGAGGGTCTGCACCAGGCGGTGGAGGCCAAGGAGGGGGTGCCGATCGAGAACGAGAACCAGACGCTCGCGACGATCACCTTCCAGAACTACTTCCGCCTGTACGAAAAGCTCGCCGGCATGACGGGCACGGCCGATACCGAGGCGTTCGAGTTCCAGCAGATCTACGGGCTCGAGGTGGTGGTGATGCCGACGCACCGCCCGATGATCCGCCAGGACATGGGCGACCAGGTCTACCGGACCACGCGCGAGAAGCACGGGGCCATACTCGCCGACATCAAGGACTGCTACGAACGCGGCCAGCCTGTGCTGGTCGGCACCACGTCGATCGAAGCGTCGGAGCAGCTCGCGCGCCTGCTGGACAAGGACAAGATTCCTCATCAGGTGCTGAACGCCAAGCACCACGAGAAGGAGGCGGTCATCGTCGCGCAGGCCGGCCGTCCGAAGGCGGTCACGATCGCGACCAATATGGCGGGCCGCGGCACCGACATCGTTCTCGGTGGCAACCCGGCGGCGGAGATCGCGGCCGCCGGCGACGACGAGGCCAAGAAGCAGGAGATGATGGCCGAATGGCAGAAACGGCACGACTTCGTCGTGTCGGCAGGCGGCCTGCACGTCCTGGGCACGGAGCGCCACGAGTCCCGGCGCATCGACAACCAGCTGCGCGGCCGCTCGGGGCGCCAGGGCGACCCCGGTTCATCGCGGTTTTACCTCTCGCTCGAGGACAACCTGCTCCGCATCTTCGGCTCGGACCGCGTGGCCGGCATCATGCAGCGATTGGGCATGGAAGAGGGCGAGGCGATCGAACACCCGTGGGTCACGAAGGCGATCGAGAACGCCCAGCGCAAGGTCGAGGGCCGCAACTTCGACATACGCAAGCAGCTGCTCGAGTACGACGACGTCGCCAACGAGCAGCGCAAGGTCATCTACGAGCAGCGCAACCGGCTGCTGGATGTGGACGACATCTCCGAGAGCATCCGGGTGATTCGCCGCGACATCGTGAGTGCGCTCGTCGCGCAGCACATGCCCTCGGAGAGCGTCGAGGAGCAATGGGACGTGGGCGGGCTCGAGGAGGCCCTGGCGCGCGAGTTCAACCTGCGTCTCCCCCTGCGTCAATGGCTTGACGACGATTCGGGGCTGGATGACGAGAAGCTCGTCGATCGCGTTGTCGCCGAGCTCGAGAGGGTTCACGAGGAAAAGGCCGCAGCGATCGGCGCGGACATGATGCGCCATCTCGAAAAGGCGGTCATGCTGCAGGTGCTGGACCAGCAGTGGAAGGACCATCTGGCGGCGATGGACTACCTGCGCCAGGGCATCCATTTGCGGGGCTACGCCCAGAAAAATCCCAAACAGGAATACAAGCGCGAGGCATTCGAGCTCTTTTCCGACATGCTGGCGCGCGTCAAGCAGGAGGTGGTCACGCTCCTCGCGCGCGTGCAGCTGCAGCAGCCGGAGACCGTCCAGGCGTTCGAGCCCGTCCCGCCGCCGTCACAGGAGATGCAGTTTCTGCATCCGTCCGTGAACGCGGAGGCAGAGGAAGAAAGCGAGGTGGCGGTTGCGCAGCGCCCGATGGTGCGCAAGCAACCGAAGGTCGGGCGCAATCAGCCGTGTCCCTGCGGATCGGGCAAGAAGTACAAGCACTGCCACGGAAAGCTGGCGTGAACCCACGCCCGTGATTCACGGCGGGTGACTGTGTACGATTCGCCGATCGCGACTCATCCATCGGGCACCAAATGGCTGTCGGCCTGACCGCACTCCCCGAACTTCACCCCGTCTCAGGCATTCGCGTCGGTACCTCCCGCGCTGGCATCCGGAAAAAGGATCGCCGGGATCTCGTCGTCATCGAGTGCGCCCCGGGCACGCAGGCGGCCGCCGTATTCACCCGCAACCGGTTCTCGGCCGCTCCGGTTCAGGTTGCGCGTGAGCATCTGGCCGCGCGGCCGCCCCGTGCGCTGCTGATCAACACCGGATTTGCGAACGCGGGAACCGGGCAGCCGGGAATCGAATCGGCAAGGGCGTGCTGCCAGGCGCTCGCGCAGCGGCTCAGCTGCGCACCGGAAGAGATCATGCCATTTTCGACCGGTGTGATCGGCGAGCGCCTGCCTGTCGAGCGGGTGGTCGCCGGGTTGCCCGCAGCGGTGAGCGCGCTTTCCGGCGACGGTTGGGCGGAAGCGGCGTACGGCATCATGACCACCGACACGCTTCCGAAGGGCAGCTCGCGCCGCATGATCCTGGGGGGACGCGAGATTACGGTCACCGGCATTGCGAAGGGGGCGGGGATGATTCGCCCCGACATGGCGACCATGCTCGCTTTCGTTGCCACCGACGCGGACGCGAGTCCTGCCGCATTGGACCGATGCCTGCGTTCCGCGGCCGCCGTGTCCTTCAACCGCATCACCGTCGACGGAGACACGTCGACCAACGACGCCCTGGTGCTCCTGGCCACCGGGCGCGCAGGCAACCCGAGGATCGAGGTCGACGGTCCGGATTACGAACGCCTGCGGGAGGCCGTGAGCGAAGTATGCGCCCAGCTTGCACGTGCCATCGTTCGGGATGGAGAGGGAGCGACCAAGTTCATCACGATTGAGGTGACCGAGGGCAAGTCGAAGGAAGACTGCCTGGCGGTCGCCTACACGATTGCACACTCACCGCTGGTCAAGACCGCTTTTTTCGCCTCGGATCCGAACTGGGGTCGAATTCTCGCAGCGATCGGCCGCGCCCCGATCGCCGAACTCGACGTGGACCGCATCAGCATCTCGCTCAATGGCGTCGCGGTGGTCAGGAGCGGCGCGCTCGCATCGGACTACACGGAGGCCCGGGGTGCGGAGGCGATGGCGCAGGCGGAGATCACGGTACGCGTCGCCCTCGGCATGGGCGCTGCGACCGATACGGTCTGGACCTGCGACCTCTCCCATGACTATGTCCGCATCAATGCCGAATACCGGACATAGCCGACGTCCGTGAACGGCGGACGGTCGGCGACATCGACGATCCACGTCGTCGCCGGTCTGTTGCTTGACCGCGACCGGATCTTCATCACGCGTCGTCCGGACGGTCGCCATCAGGGCGGCAAATGGGAGTTTCCGGGAGGGAAGGTCGATGTCGGCGAGGCCCCGCTGGACGCATTGCGTCGCGAGCTGCACGAGGAGCTCGGAATCGACGTGCAGGAAGCGACGCCGTATGCACGAAGCCGACACGCGTATCCCGACCTGGCTGTTCTTCTCGATGTCTGGCGTATCCTGCGATACGACCGGACGCCGCACGGACGGGAAGGGCAGGAGGCGCGCTGGGCAGAGGTCAGCGAGCTGAGGCCCTCCGAGTTTCCGGCCGCGGATCGCCCGATCCTGCGAAGGCTTCAGCTTCCCGCGCTGTATGCCATCAGCGATGTCGCCCGGTTGGGCCAAGACCTGTTCGCCGAACGGCTCTTGCGCGCCCTGGAAGGGGGCGTCCGGCTGGTGCAACTGCGAGAGCCGGGCCTCGGCCCGGACGGCCTCCTCGCCTGTGCGACGAAGATGTCGGCGCTCTGCCATCGCTTCGGCGCGAAGCTCCTCGTCAATGCCGATCCCGAACTGGCCATAACGGCCGGGGCGGACGGTGTACATTTGAGCAGCCGACGGCTCAAGGCCATGCGTGCGCGGCCGCTGGATCCCGATTTGTGGGTCGCCGCTTCGTGCCACGATCTGGAAGAGCTCCGCCACGCGCAGGCGATCGAAGCGGACTTTGCCGTCGTGTCCCCGGTCATGGCGACGTCGAGCCATCCCGGCGCTTCCCCGCTCGGCTGGGCGCGCTTGAGCGAGCTCTGCCGGGCGGTTTCGCTTCCCGTCTATGCGCTGGGGGGGATGGCGCCCCGTGATGTGGAGCAGGCCCGGCAGGCGGGCGCGCACGGCGTTGCCCTGCTGAGCGCCGCGTGGGCAAGCGATTTCGGAAGCAGCGTGAAGGGGTTGCGCGGTTAGAGACTCGTGCCGGCCAGGGCGAGGTATCTCCGGTGCAATCGCTCCACCGCCGGGCCAAGGGACGACGGGTCGCCGGTGTTGTCCAGTACATCGTCCGCGGCGGCCAGGCGCGCCTGGCGGCTCGTCTGCGCGCGCATGGTCGCCATCGCGTCCTCTTCGGAAATTCCGCCCCGCGCCACGGTGCGCGCGATCTGCTGCTGCTCGCCTGCATCGACCACGAGGATGCGATCGACGCGGTACTCGAAGTCGGTCTCCAGCAGCAATGGCACCACGATGACGGCATACGGCGCCGACAGGGCGTTCAGGCGCCGATCGACCTCCTCTCGTATGCGCGGGTGCAGAATCGATTCGAGCGCGCGCCGTTCCTCGGGGTCGGCCAGCACGCGGGAGCGGAGGCGCGGGCGGTCGAGCGTCCCGTCGGGCAGCAGCATCTCGGGGCCGAAGCGTGCGGCGATCTCAGCGAGCGCCGGTGCACCCGGAGTGACGAGCTCCCGTGCGATAGCATCGGTGTCGACGATCGGCACGCCGTGACGTGCGAACAGGCCGGCCACGGTCGACTTGCCGCTGCCGATACCGCCGGTGAGGCCGATACGCAGCATCCGTCAAGCTTAGCGGAGGTCTCTCAGGCCGGAAACCGTGCAAACTGCAGATACGCCCGGGTGATGGTGTCGCCCCAGAGGAGCGCG is from Sulfurifustis variabilis and encodes:
- the secA gene encoding preprotein translocase subunit SecA — protein: MITKALTKVFGSRNARLLKAMQKQVERVNALEPGVASLSDEALRAKTAEFKTRLSQGETLDALLPEAFAVVREGSKRSLGMRHFDVQLVGGIVLHEGKIAEMKTGEGKTLVATLSVYLNALTGRGVHVVTVNEYLARRDAEWMGKLYNFLGMTVGVVVPGQDREAKRAAYAADITYGTNNEYGFDYLRDNMAFRAEDRVQRGLHYAIVDEVDSILIDEARTPLIISGPSEETTDLYLKINAIIPKLDRQETEDGPGDYSVDEKTRQAFLTEAGHDKVERLLVQAGLLEQGGNLYDVSSLALMHHLNAALRAHALYKRDVDYIVRDGQVIIIDEFTGRMMVGRRWSEGLHQAVEAKEGVPIENENQTLATITFQNYFRLYEKLAGMTGTADTEAFEFQQIYGLEVVVMPTHRPMIRQDMGDQVYRTTREKHGAILADIKDCYERGQPVLVGTTSIEASEQLARLLDKDKIPHQVLNAKHHEKEAVIVAQAGRPKAVTIATNMAGRGTDIVLGGNPAAEIAAAGDDEAKKQEMMAEWQKRHDFVVSAGGLHVLGTERHESRRIDNQLRGRSGRQGDPGSSRFYLSLEDNLLRIFGSDRVAGIMQRLGMEEGEAIEHPWVTKAIENAQRKVEGRNFDIRKQLLEYDDVANEQRKVIYEQRNRLLDVDDISESIRVIRRDIVSALVAQHMPSESVEEQWDVGGLEEALAREFNLRLPLRQWLDDDSGLDDEKLVDRVVAELERVHEEKAAAIGADMMRHLEKAVMLQVLDQQWKDHLAAMDYLRQGIHLRGYAQKNPKQEYKREAFELFSDMLARVKQEVVTLLARVQLQQPETVQAFEPVPPPSQEMQFLHPSVNAEAEEESEVAVAQRPMVRKQPKVGRNQPCPCGSGKKYKHCHGKLA
- the argJ gene encoding bifunctional glutamate N-acetyltransferase/amino-acid acetyltransferase ArgJ, which codes for MAVGLTALPELHPVSGIRVGTSRAGIRKKDRRDLVVIECAPGTQAAAVFTRNRFSAAPVQVAREHLAARPPRALLINTGFANAGTGQPGIESARACCQALAQRLSCAPEEIMPFSTGVIGERLPVERVVAGLPAAVSALSGDGWAEAAYGIMTTDTLPKGSSRRMILGGREITVTGIAKGAGMIRPDMATMLAFVATDADASPAALDRCLRSAAAVSFNRITVDGDTSTNDALVLLATGRAGNPRIEVDGPDYERLREAVSEVCAQLARAIVRDGEGATKFITIEVTEGKSKEDCLAVAYTIAHSPLVKTAFFASDPNWGRILAAIGRAPIAELDVDRISISLNGVAVVRSGALASDYTEARGAEAMAQAEITVRVALGMGAATDTVWTCDLSHDYVRINAEYRT
- a CDS encoding Nudix family hydrolase → MNGGRSATSTIHVVAGLLLDRDRIFITRRPDGRHQGGKWEFPGGKVDVGEAPLDALRRELHEELGIDVQEATPYARSRHAYPDLAVLLDVWRILRYDRTPHGREGQEARWAEVSELRPSEFPAADRPILRRLQLPALYAISDVARLGQDLFAERLLRALEGGVRLVQLREPGLGPDGLLACATKMSALCHRFGAKLLVNADPELAITAGADGVHLSSRRLKAMRARPLDPDLWVAASCHDLEELRHAQAIEADFAVVSPVMATSSHPGASPLGWARLSELCRAVSLPVYALGGMAPRDVEQARQAGAHGVALLSAAWASDFGSSVKGLRG
- the coaE gene encoding dephospho-CoA kinase (Dephospho-CoA kinase (CoaE) performs the final step in coenzyme A biosynthesis.), which encodes MLRIGLTGGIGSGKSTVAGLFARHGVPIVDTDAIARELVTPGAPALAEIAARFGPEMLLPDGTLDRPRLRSRVLADPEERRALESILHPRIREEVDRRLNALSAPYAVIVVPLLLETDFEYRVDRILVVDAGEQQQIARTVARGGISEEDAMATMRAQTSRQARLAAADDVLDNTGDPSSLGPAVERLHRRYLALAGTSL